In the Carassius gibelio isolate Cgi1373 ecotype wild population from Czech Republic chromosome A2, carGib1.2-hapl.c, whole genome shotgun sequence genome, one interval contains:
- the LOC128027904 gene encoding zinc finger and BTB domain-containing protein 47 isoform X1: MLIVEKTSEHPSAEFSLVEDVALHCTFLMDRLNKQRLFQPDLCDVDIVLLHHQTSFQAHKGVLAAYSPFFHSLFASSKELRRVELSLETLKPQGLQQIFNFIYTSKLLVSSCNAQDVLKAATVLQMSNVATSCKELITRGLLEISPSVDQTQQEVSAQSRTNSSPVNFHMEIKQEKDPTCARIHGGKSEANPYAVQVGDGRPVQVGVCKIEGKETENLKDPEDPDSFNREQIIVELNLNNQTLNVSKGLEGSAPVQSPSAQQLPGKERRSNENVEESRDNVALEEEEDECVQSEEDDDIRLEGSSEEEAEYTLPAFMSERPVRQTRASADAVTMVSKRKSVRERQDGGHSEEHLDQDSLEFQSFTCVWCPKTFNNRRCLEKHMNGTHNHKHICDKCSKHFLMESELLLHQQTDCEKNIQCLTCGKAFRNLWSLHEHNKTVHGYAEKKYTCEICEKKFYTMAHVRKHMVAHTKEMPFTCETCGKSFKRSMSLKVHSLQHSGEKPFQCEVCSERFQYKYQLRSHLSVHIGHKQFMCQRCGKDFNMKQYFDEHMKTHTGEKPYICEICGKSFTSRPNMKRHRRTHTGEKPYPCETCGQRFRFSNMLKAHREKCSQDRNPPLLDPSGVTNQMGELPVGMETLRDINPHLHGVVSFPSSVLHSVDGGPSHSQLRSLTPLYSAESTDSRNL; the protein is encoded by the exons ATG CTCATAGTGGAGAAAACTTCTGAGCATCCATCTGCAGAGTTCTCCCTCGTTGAGGATGtggcccttcactgcacctttcTAATGGACAGGTTGAACAAGCAGCGTCTGTTTCAGCCAGATCTATGTGACGTAGACATTGTCCTCCTGCACCACCAGACTTCTTTCCAGGCCCATAAGGGTGTCCTAGCAGCCTACAGCCCCTTCTTCCACTCACTGTTTGCGTCGAGTAAGGAGCTGCGGCGCGTGGAACTCTCTCTGGAGACCCTCAAGCCTCAAGGCTTGCAGCAGATCTTCAACTTCATCTACACCTCCAAGCTGCTGGTCTCCAGCTGCAATGCCCAAGATGTGCTCAAGGCTGCCACAGTGCTTCAGATGAGTAACGTCGCCACTTCCTGCAAGGAACTCATTACCAGAGGCTTGCTGGAAATCAGTCCCTCTGTGGAccaaacccaacaggaagtcagcgcTCAGAGCAGGACCAACAGCAGCCCGGTGAACTTCCACATGGAGATTAAGCAAGAGAAGGACCCGACCTGTGCCAGGATCCATGGAGGGAAAAGTGAAGCAAACCCATATGCTGTTCAGGTTGGCGATGGGCGTCCAGTGCAAGTAGGTGTTTGTAAAATAGAAGGGAAGGAAACAGAAAACCTGAAGGACCCTGAAGATCCTGATTCATTTAATAGAGAGCAAATTATTGTAGAGCTGAACCTGAACAACCAAACACTTAATGTGTCCAAAGGTTTAGAGGGAAGCGCTCCAGTTCAGTCGCCCTCAGCACAACAGCTTCCTGGCAAAGAAAGGAGGAGTAATGAGAATGTTGAGGAATCTAGAGACAATGTGGCTTTGGAGGAGGAAGAAGATGAATGTGTGCAAAGTGAAGAAGATGATGATATAAGACTTGAAGGCAGCAGTGAAGAGGAAGCTGAATACACATTACCTGCATTTATGTCTGAAAGACCAGTACGACAAACCCGAGCTTCCGCTGATGCTGTCACAATGGTCTCCAAGAGAAAAAGTGTGAGAGAGAGGCAAGATGGAGGGCACAGTGAGGAGCATCTGGACCAGGACAGCTTAGAGTTTCAGAGCTTCACCTGTGTGTGGTGCCCCAAGACATTCAACAACCGCCGGTGCCTGGAGAAACACATGAACGGGACACATAACCACAAGCATATCTGTGACAAGTGTAGCAAACACTTCCTAATGGAGAGCGAGCTACTGCTGCATCAGCAGACCGACTGTGAGAAGAACATACAG TGTCTAACGTGTGGAAAAGCTTTCAGGAATCTCTGGTCGCTCCATGAGCACAATAAAACTGTTCATGGCTACGCTGAGAAGAAGTACACTTGTGAGATCTGTGAGAAGAAATTCTACACAATGGCTCATGTACGCAAGCACATGGTTG CTCACACGAAAGAGATGCCATTTACCTGCGAGACATGTGGCAAGTCTTTTAAAAGGAGCATGTCACTGAAGGTCCACTCTCTCCAACATTCAGGAGAGAAGCCTTTCCAGTGTGAG GTCTGCAGTGAGCGATTTCAGTACAAGTACCAACTGCGCTCTCACTTGAGCGTCCACATCGGACACAAGCAGTTTATGTGTCAGCGCTGTGGGAAGGACTTCAATATGAAACAGTATTTCGATGAGCACATGAAGACACACACAG GAGAGAAACCATATATATGTGAGATCTGTGGGAAGAGCTTCACAAGTCGTCCTAATATGAAGCGGCACCGGCGTACACACACAGGAGAGAAGCCTTACCCCTGTGAAACATGCGGCCAGCGTTTCCGCTTCTCCAACATGCTGAAAGCTCACAGAGAGAAGTGTTCCCAGGACAGGAACCCTCCCCTGCTGGACCCCTCTGGTGTAACCAATCAAATGGGAGAACTGCCGGTTGGGATGGAAACACTGAGGGATATTAACCCACATCTGCATGGTGTAGTCTCTTTTCCATCATCTGTGCTCCACTCAGTGGACGGGGGTCCGTCACATTCTCAGCTGCGTTCCCTTACGCCGCTCTACTCCGCTGAAAGCACAGACTCCAGGAACCTGTAA
- the LOC128027904 gene encoding zinc finger and BTB domain-containing protein 47 isoform X2 produces the protein MDRLNKQRLFQPDLCDVDIVLLHHQTSFQAHKGVLAAYSPFFHSLFASSKELRRVELSLETLKPQGLQQIFNFIYTSKLLVSSCNAQDVLKAATVLQMSNVATSCKELITRGLLEISPSVDQTQQEVSAQSRTNSSPVNFHMEIKQEKDPTCARIHGGKSEANPYAVQVGDGRPVQVGVCKIEGKETENLKDPEDPDSFNREQIIVELNLNNQTLNVSKGLEGSAPVQSPSAQQLPGKERRSNENVEESRDNVALEEEEDECVQSEEDDDIRLEGSSEEEAEYTLPAFMSERPVRQTRASADAVTMVSKRKSVRERQDGGHSEEHLDQDSLEFQSFTCVWCPKTFNNRRCLEKHMNGTHNHKHICDKCSKHFLMESELLLHQQTDCEKNIQCLTCGKAFRNLWSLHEHNKTVHGYAEKKYTCEICEKKFYTMAHVRKHMVAHTKEMPFTCETCGKSFKRSMSLKVHSLQHSGEKPFQCEVCSERFQYKYQLRSHLSVHIGHKQFMCQRCGKDFNMKQYFDEHMKTHTGEKPYICEICGKSFTSRPNMKRHRRTHTGEKPYPCETCGQRFRFSNMLKAHREKCSQDRNPPLLDPSGVTNQMGELPVGMETLRDINPHLHGVVSFPSSVLHSVDGGPSHSQLRSLTPLYSAESTDSRNL, from the exons ATGGACAGGTTGAACAAGCAGCGTCTGTTTCAGCCAGATCTATGTGACGTAGACATTGTCCTCCTGCACCACCAGACTTCTTTCCAGGCCCATAAGGGTGTCCTAGCAGCCTACAGCCCCTTCTTCCACTCACTGTTTGCGTCGAGTAAGGAGCTGCGGCGCGTGGAACTCTCTCTGGAGACCCTCAAGCCTCAAGGCTTGCAGCAGATCTTCAACTTCATCTACACCTCCAAGCTGCTGGTCTCCAGCTGCAATGCCCAAGATGTGCTCAAGGCTGCCACAGTGCTTCAGATGAGTAACGTCGCCACTTCCTGCAAGGAACTCATTACCAGAGGCTTGCTGGAAATCAGTCCCTCTGTGGAccaaacccaacaggaagtcagcgcTCAGAGCAGGACCAACAGCAGCCCGGTGAACTTCCACATGGAGATTAAGCAAGAGAAGGACCCGACCTGTGCCAGGATCCATGGAGGGAAAAGTGAAGCAAACCCATATGCTGTTCAGGTTGGCGATGGGCGTCCAGTGCAAGTAGGTGTTTGTAAAATAGAAGGGAAGGAAACAGAAAACCTGAAGGACCCTGAAGATCCTGATTCATTTAATAGAGAGCAAATTATTGTAGAGCTGAACCTGAACAACCAAACACTTAATGTGTCCAAAGGTTTAGAGGGAAGCGCTCCAGTTCAGTCGCCCTCAGCACAACAGCTTCCTGGCAAAGAAAGGAGGAGTAATGAGAATGTTGAGGAATCTAGAGACAATGTGGCTTTGGAGGAGGAAGAAGATGAATGTGTGCAAAGTGAAGAAGATGATGATATAAGACTTGAAGGCAGCAGTGAAGAGGAAGCTGAATACACATTACCTGCATTTATGTCTGAAAGACCAGTACGACAAACCCGAGCTTCCGCTGATGCTGTCACAATGGTCTCCAAGAGAAAAAGTGTGAGAGAGAGGCAAGATGGAGGGCACAGTGAGGAGCATCTGGACCAGGACAGCTTAGAGTTTCAGAGCTTCACCTGTGTGTGGTGCCCCAAGACATTCAACAACCGCCGGTGCCTGGAGAAACACATGAACGGGACACATAACCACAAGCATATCTGTGACAAGTGTAGCAAACACTTCCTAATGGAGAGCGAGCTACTGCTGCATCAGCAGACCGACTGTGAGAAGAACATACAG TGTCTAACGTGTGGAAAAGCTTTCAGGAATCTCTGGTCGCTCCATGAGCACAATAAAACTGTTCATGGCTACGCTGAGAAGAAGTACACTTGTGAGATCTGTGAGAAGAAATTCTACACAATGGCTCATGTACGCAAGCACATGGTTG CTCACACGAAAGAGATGCCATTTACCTGCGAGACATGTGGCAAGTCTTTTAAAAGGAGCATGTCACTGAAGGTCCACTCTCTCCAACATTCAGGAGAGAAGCCTTTCCAGTGTGAG GTCTGCAGTGAGCGATTTCAGTACAAGTACCAACTGCGCTCTCACTTGAGCGTCCACATCGGACACAAGCAGTTTATGTGTCAGCGCTGTGGGAAGGACTTCAATATGAAACAGTATTTCGATGAGCACATGAAGACACACACAG GAGAGAAACCATATATATGTGAGATCTGTGGGAAGAGCTTCACAAGTCGTCCTAATATGAAGCGGCACCGGCGTACACACACAGGAGAGAAGCCTTACCCCTGTGAAACATGCGGCCAGCGTTTCCGCTTCTCCAACATGCTGAAAGCTCACAGAGAGAAGTGTTCCCAGGACAGGAACCCTCCCCTGCTGGACCCCTCTGGTGTAACCAATCAAATGGGAGAACTGCCGGTTGGGATGGAAACACTGAGGGATATTAACCCACATCTGCATGGTGTAGTCTCTTTTCCATCATCTGTGCTCCACTCAGTGGACGGGGGTCCGTCACATTCTCAGCTGCGTTCCCTTACGCCGCTCTACTCCGCTGAAAGCACAGACTCCAGGAACCTGTAA